Proteins found in one Takifugu rubripes chromosome 15, fTakRub1.2, whole genome shotgun sequence genomic segment:
- the LOC115252574 gene encoding probable E3 ubiquitin-protein ligase DTX2 — protein MHCIAPHNGGGPVKAFLSMLRNGPESFCGEFNPQSENLFPVSCSVPSVPVQLSGSTSVSSALAGSCHKPEDVIQRYMEEVAAAPDEDCIICMDQLSSPSSYESPSSEDGGQGILPSAVGKFVKCGHTLHMLCMLAMYNNGTKDGSLQCPSCKTIYGEKTGTQPKGKMEIYSIGQSLPGHPDCGTIHIIYSIPPGIQGPEHPNPGQPFTCRGFPRFCFLPDNHKGRKVLELLKVAWMRRLIFTVGTSSTTGEPDTVVWNNIHHKTEMMSNLSGHGYPDPNYLDNVLSELASQGVTEDCLKAPSGASS, from the exons atgcactgcaTCGCACCACACAATGGCGGCGGACCAGTGAAAGCATTTTTATCAATGTTACGAAATGGTCCAGAGAGTTTTTGTGGTGAGTTTAATCCACAAAGTGAaaatctgtttcctgtttcctgcagcgTTCCGTCTGTCCCCGTTCAGCTGAGCGGATCCACCAGCGTCAGCTCCGCTCTGGCAG GCTCCTGTCACAAACCCGAGGACGTGATCCAGCGCTacatggaggaggtggctgCAGCACCCGACGAG GACTGCATCATCTGCATGGATCAGCTGTCCAGTCCGTCCAGCTACGAGTCGCCGTCGTCCGAGGACGGAGGTCAGGGCATCCTGCCGAGCGCCGTGGGGAAGTTCGTCAAGTGTGGCCACACTCTGCACATGCTCTGCATGTTGGCCATGTACAACAACGGAACCAAG GATGGAAGTCTGCAGTGTCCCTCCTGTAAAACCATCTACGGGGAGAAAACCGGCACGCAGCCCAAAGGCAAGATGGAGATCTACAGCATCGGCCAGTCACTTCCGGGACACCCAGACTGTGGAACCATCCATATCATCTACAGCATTCCACCTGGAATACAG GGTCCAGAGCATCCCAACCCAGGACAGCCGTTCACCTGCAGAGGCTTCCCTCGCTTCTGCTTCCTCCCAGACAACCACAAAGGCAGGAAG gtgctggagctgctgaaggtggCCTGGATGCGGCGCCTCATCTTCACCGTGGGGACGTCCAGCACCACCGGCGAGCCCGACACTGTGGTGTGGAACAACATCCACCACAAGACGGAGATGATGTCCAACCTGTCGGGACACGGCTACCCCGACCCCAACTACCTGGACAATGTTCTGTCTGAGTTGGCCTCTCAGGGCGTCACAGAGGACTGCCTCAAAGCTCCCAGCGGCGCCAGCAGCtag